A DNA window from Neosynechococcus sphagnicola sy1 contains the following coding sequences:
- the ubiE gene encoding bifunctional demethylmenaquinone methyltransferase/2-methoxy-6-polyprenyl-1,4-benzoquinol methylase UbiE, which translates to MLTIDPTAASIQTLFNRIAPVYDDLNQWLSLGQHKIWKQMAVNWARPHPGAVVLDLCCGSGDLAQLLAQAVGDQGQVIGADFSSAQLAIARQRYLVLPGRSPITWTEADALALPFADHTFDAATMGYGLRNVTDIPRSLRELYRVLKPGARAAILDLHRPSNPMVSAFQQWYLAMVVVPMAEHWHLSEEYAYIAPSLEKFPTGTEQLHLAKQAGFTPAVHYPIAGGTMGVLVITKPASGVAQPSGDI; encoded by the coding sequence ATGCTGACTATTGACCCCACTGCTGCTTCAATTCAAACCCTCTTTAACCGCATCGCCCCAGTCTATGACGACCTCAATCAGTGGCTCAGTCTAGGACAGCATAAGATTTGGAAGCAAATGGCGGTGAATTGGGCTAGGCCCCATCCAGGAGCCGTGGTCTTAGATCTATGCTGTGGCAGCGGCGATCTGGCTCAACTGTTAGCCCAGGCAGTGGGAGATCAGGGGCAGGTGATTGGTGCTGATTTTTCCTCTGCCCAACTGGCGATCGCCCGTCAGCGTTACCTGGTCTTGCCGGGGCGATCGCCGATTACCTGGACAGAAGCAGATGCCCTAGCCTTGCCCTTTGCCGACCATACCTTCGATGCCGCCACCATGGGCTATGGTCTGCGCAACGTCACCGATATTCCCCGGAGTCTCCGGGAATTGTACCGGGTACTGAAGCCAGGAGCAAGGGCAGCGATTCTGGATCTGCACCGCCCCAGTAACCCAATGGTTTCAGCCTTTCAGCAATGGTATTTAGCAATGGTGGTGGTGCCGATGGCGGAACACTGGCATCTGTCGGAGGAATATGCTTACATTGCTCCCAGTTTAGAAAAATTCCCCACTGGGACGGAGCAACTTCACCTGGCAAAACAAGCAGGGTTTACCCCCGCCGTTCACTACCCGATCGCCGGAGGAA